Genomic window (Devosia chinhatensis):
GCCCCAACATGATCGTCACCACCGCCAAGATGCTTGTGGCGGCGGCAACCGGCGCAAAGCCGGATGTGGGCGACAATGCCAAGGTCGACCTCTGACCTTTTCACCCCCGGCTCACGCCGGGGGTTTTGCCGTGCACCCCCTACCAAAGTGGGGACTCGACAAGTCCAGAGCGCCACGCTAGCTTCTCGCTCATGATCAACGCCGCCACCTTTTACTGGTACTTTAGCTATCCGCTCCCGGCGGAGGCTAATGCGCGCGTGTCCTGATCCCCTAAGACCAGACCAGATCGCAAGCCAGCCGCCCGACTTCCGAGGCGGCTTTTTTCTTGGCCCCTCGCAGCACCACCCGAGGGACTACAGAAATGCTCAAATCCACTGACGACCTGCGCATCACCGAGATCAAACCGCTGACCACGCCCATCGAGGTCATGCGGCAGCATCCGCGGACCGATACGGCCACCCGCACCGTGATTTCGGCCCGCCACGCCGTCCACAACATCCTTGCCGGTCAGGATGATCGCCTGGTGGTTGTCGTCGGTCCTTGCTCGATCCACGATCCGCTTGCCGCCATGGACTATGCCCGCCGTCTCGCGGCCCTGCGGACGGAGCTGAGCGGCAATCTCGAAATCATCATGCGCGTCTATTTCGAAAAGCCGCGAACCACCGTGGGCTGGAAGGGTCTCATCAACGACCCCGATCTCGATGGCAGCTTCAATATCACCCAGGGCCTGCACACTGCCCGCGCCCTGCTGCTTGATGTCAACAATCTTGGCCTACCCGCCGCCTGCGAATTCCTCGACATGACAACGCCCCAATACATAGCCGACCTCGTGGCCTGGGCGGCTATCGGCGCACGCACCACCGAAAGCCAAATCCATCGCGAACTGGCCTCGGGCCTCTCCTGTCCTGTCGGCTTCAAGAACGGCACCGACGGCAATGTGAAGATCGCGCTCGATGCGGTGCTCTCGGCGGCGCATCCCCATCATTTCCTCGCCGTGACCAAAGACGGTCGCTCCGCCATTGCCGCCACCACCGGCAACGAAGACGGCCACATCATCCTGCGCGGCGGCAAGACCACCAATTACGATGCCGCCAGCGTCGACGCCGCCGCCCAGGCTGCCGTCAACGCTGGCCTTAACGCCGCGATCATGATCGATGCAAGCCACGCCAATTCCTCCAAGAAGCCGGAAAACCAGCCGCTGGTACTGGCCGATATCGGTGGCCAGGTGGCTGCCGGCGACAAGCGCATCATCGGCGTCATGGTCGAATCCAACCTCGAGGCCGGCCGGCAGGATCTGGTGCCCGGCACACCGCTCAAATATGGCCAGTCCATCACCGATGGCTGCATTGACTGGGACAGCACCGTCACTACGCTTACCGCGCTCGCCGAAGCCGTTGAGAAGCGCCGTGCCGTGACCCGGCAGGCGGTGGCCTGACGGTAAAAATGGATCACCCGGTCAAGCCGGGCGGTGACGATGAAATGTGAAATTGTTTCTTCCGTCACTGCCCGGCTTGACCGGGCAATCCATCTCCCCTTGACCCCCCGCCGCCATTCCTGTTCTCTCCCGCAATGGCCAGAAACCCTCTCTTCCTCGTCCCCAACATCATCACCATTGCCCGCATCCTCGCCATCCTGCCGATCGTCTGGCTGGTCATGGATGGGGACATTACCCTGCGCATTATCGCACTCGTGCTTTACGTCCTGGCTGCTGCCAGCGACTGGGTCGATGGCTTCCTCGCCCGGGCCTGGAACCAGTATTCCGATCTGGGCCGCATGCTCGACCCCATCGCCGACAAACTTCTCGTCGGCATCCTTATCGTCGCCCTGGCTTGGGACGGCAGCCTCTCGGGCTGGGACATGATCCCGGTCGTCGCCATCCTTTTTCGCGAATTCTTTGTGTCCGGCCTGCGCGAGTTTCTGGGCAACAAGACCGTGGTGCTGCCCGTCAGCAAGCTCGCCAAGTGGAAGACCACGGTCCAGCTCGTTGCCCTGGGCATCATCCTGCTCGAGCGGATCGTGCCGGGCCTTGGCCTTGTTTCCGACCTGCTGCTTTGGGCGGCCGGCGCCATAACGCTCTGGACCGGCTGGCTTTACCTGCGCGCGTCCTGGCCGCATCTGTCCGGCGTCGGCAAATGAAAATTCTTTATTTCGCTTGGCTGCGTGAGCGGCTCAATCGCGCCAGCGACGAGGTCTCTCCACCCGACGGTGTGGTCACGCTGGACGATCTGGTCACATGGCTGCGTGGTCGCGACGAAGCACTCGACTTGGCCATGACCAATCCGGCCATCTTCAAGCTCTCGATCGATGCCCGCATCGCTCCCGGCCACACCCCCATTGCCGGCGCCCGCGAAATCGCCATCCTTCCGCCCATGACCGGCGGCTGACCTGACGGGAAGAGACAGCACATCATGATCCTTGTCTCCCAGGCGCCATTCGATCCCGGCGCCCAAGCCAATCGCTTCCACACCAGCCACAGCGAGGCCGGCGCCATGGTGAGCTTTACCGGCCTCGTCCGCTCCGACCCCCGCGATCCGATCACCGCTCTTATCCTCGAATGCTACGAGAATCTCGCTCGCAACGAACTTGCCGCAATTCGCGATGCCGCCATCGCGCGCTTCACGCTCATTGACGCGGCCATCATCCACCGCCATGGGCGCCTGGTGCCCGGTGAACCGATCATGATGGTGGCGACACTCTCCGCCCACCGCCAGGCGGCCTTTGATGGTGCCCAGTTCCTGATGGACTACCTCAAGACGGACGCTCCCTTTTGGAAGCAGGAGGAAACCGCACAGGGTTTACGCTGGGTCGACGCCAAACCAGCCGACGACGCTGCCCGGGACCGCTGGACCCGATAAGACAAAAAGGCCGGGCATCTGCCCGGCCTTTTTCAGTCAAAACCAGCAGATTTTATTCCGCCGCCGCCCGCTTCGGCGTCACCGCCGCCGTATAGGCATCGATCAGCGTCCGGCAGCCATCGCCCGGCG
Coding sequences:
- a CDS encoding 3-deoxy-7-phosphoheptulonate synthase; this encodes MLKSTDDLRITEIKPLTTPIEVMRQHPRTDTATRTVISARHAVHNILAGQDDRLVVVVGPCSIHDPLAAMDYARRLAALRTELSGNLEIIMRVYFEKPRTTVGWKGLINDPDLDGSFNITQGLHTARALLLDVNNLGLPAACEFLDMTTPQYIADLVAWAAIGARTTESQIHRELASGLSCPVGFKNGTDGNVKIALDAVLSAAHPHHFLAVTKDGRSAIAATTGNEDGHIILRGGKTTNYDAASVDAAAQAAVNAGLNAAIMIDASHANSSKKPENQPLVLADIGGQVAAGDKRIIGVMVESNLEAGRQDLVPGTPLKYGQSITDGCIDWDSTVTTLTALAEAVEKRRAVTRQAVA
- a CDS encoding molybdenum cofactor biosynthesis protein MoaE, translated to MILVSQAPFDPGAQANRFHTSHSEAGAMVSFTGLVRSDPRDPITALILECYENLARNELAAIRDAAIARFTLIDAAIIHRHGRLVPGEPIMMVATLSAHRQAAFDGAQFLMDYLKTDAPFWKQEETAQGLRWVDAKPADDAARDRWTR
- the pgsA gene encoding CDP-diacylglycerol--glycerol-3-phosphate 3-phosphatidyltransferase, whose product is MARNPLFLVPNIITIARILAILPIVWLVMDGDITLRIIALVLYVLAAASDWVDGFLARAWNQYSDLGRMLDPIADKLLVGILIVALAWDGSLSGWDMIPVVAILFREFFVSGLREFLGNKTVVLPVSKLAKWKTTVQLVALGIILLERIVPGLGLVSDLLLWAAGAITLWTGWLYLRASWPHLSGVGK
- a CDS encoding MoaD/ThiS family protein, yielding MKILYFAWLRERLNRASDEVSPPDGVVTLDDLVTWLRGRDEALDLAMTNPAIFKLSIDARIAPGHTPIAGAREIAILPPMTGG